A genomic window from Sporosarcina sp. Marseille-Q4063 includes:
- a CDS encoding manganese-dependent inorganic pyrophosphatase, which produces MEKVLVFGHKNPDTDTITSAISYAYLKKQLGMNAEAVRLGEVTGETAFALDHFGFDAPRLIKLAAPEASKVILVDHNEKQQSVDDLDEVQVIEVIDHHRIANFETSDPLYYRAEPVGCTATILNKLFKENGVEIPKNIAGLMLSALISDSLLFKSPTFTEEDRLAVEELTAIAEVDADAYGLEMLKAGADLSDKTIADLISLDAKEFTLDDGLKIEIAQVNAVDIEEVMEKQPELEAAIDAVIAAKDLGLFLFVVTDIINNDSIVLALGKEANRAGAAFDVSLMNNTATLKGVVSRKKQIVPVLTDALK; this is translated from the coding sequence ATGGAAAAAGTTTTAGTTTTTGGACATAAAAACCCGGATACGGATACAATCACCTCAGCAATTAGCTATGCATACCTTAAAAAACAATTGGGCATGAATGCGGAGGCGGTTCGTCTTGGCGAAGTTACAGGCGAGACGGCGTTTGCACTCGACCACTTCGGCTTTGATGCACCACGTTTAATCAAACTAGCGGCACCAGAAGCGTCAAAAGTAATATTGGTCGATCATAATGAAAAACAACAAAGTGTGGACGATCTTGACGAAGTTCAAGTCATTGAAGTTATCGATCACCACCGTATTGCAAACTTTGAAACGAGCGATCCGCTCTATTATCGCGCTGAACCTGTAGGCTGCACAGCGACGATTTTGAATAAATTATTTAAAGAAAACGGCGTAGAAATACCTAAAAATATCGCGGGACTTATGCTTTCCGCTTTAATTTCAGATTCACTATTGTTTAAATCGCCAACGTTTACAGAAGAAGACCGTTTAGCAGTGGAAGAATTAACGGCAATCGCTGAGGTTGATGCGGACGCATACGGGCTTGAAATGTTGAAAGCCGGTGCGGATTTAAGCGATAAAACGATTGCAGATCTCATTTCGCTAGATGCCAAAGAATTCACATTGGATGACGGCTTAAAAATTGAAATTGCACAAGTGAATGCAGTGGATATCGAAGAAGTCATGGAAAAACAACCGGAGTTGGAAGCGGCAATCGATGCGGTAATCGCGGCCAAAGATCTTGGGTTATTCCTATTTGTCGTAACCGACATCATCAACAACGATTCCATCGTCCTAGCACTAGGCAAGGAAGCAAACCGCGCGGGCGCAGCATTCGACGTCTCGCTAATGAATAACACAGCGACATTAAAAGGTGTCGTGTCACGGAAAAAACAAATTGTTCCGGTATTGACGGACGCATTGAAATAA
- a CDS encoding Rrf2 family transcriptional regulator: MRLTMYTDFSLRVLLYIGIKGKNELSTVQEISDAYGISKNHLTKVAHELGKHGLIETVRGRGGGIRLNLEPSDINIGEVVRKTEDDFHLVECFNCELNKCVITPACRLKGVLHEALAAYFKVLDSYTLADFVENNDGLRAILFNESVQNTSVDKSITLEDTPL, from the coding sequence ATGCGTTTAACGATGTACACGGATTTTTCCTTACGTGTTCTTTTATATATAGGAATAAAGGGTAAAAATGAATTATCGACTGTTCAAGAAATATCAGATGCGTATGGTATTTCAAAAAATCATTTAACGAAAGTCGCTCATGAATTGGGAAAGCATGGTTTAATTGAAACTGTGCGTGGTCGCGGTGGGGGCATTCGATTAAATTTGGAGCCAAGCGATATAAATATCGGAGAAGTTGTACGGAAAACAGAAGATGATTTTCATCTTGTCGAGTGTTTTAACTGCGAGTTGAATAAATGCGTGATTACGCCCGCTTGCAGATTAAAAGGTGTTTTGCATGAAGCGCTCGCTGCTTATTTTAAAGTACTGGATAGTTACACACTGGCAGACTTTGTGGAAAATAACGATGGGCTAAGAGCAATTCTCTTTAATGAAAGCGTGCAGAATACATCAGTGGATAAAAGTATCACGCTAGAGGATACCCCATTGTGA
- the hmpA gene encoding NO-inducible flavohemoprotein — MLSQETINIIKSTVPVLEQHGKSITTVFYKNMFEAHPELLNVFNHVNQSQGRQQTALANAVYAAAANIDNLGAILPAVIQIAHKHKSLGITEDQYPIVGHHLLGAIKEVLGDAATPEIIEAWGEAYGVIADVFIGLEKDMYDEAEELDGGWRTFKDFTIVNKVVESDVITSFYLEAADGKKLPSYKPGQYLTIRFDIPGETNTFNRQYSLSQASTGDVYRISVKREDEIEPNGKVSVFLHNHVNIGDTVEISVPTGDFYLDTESSMPVTLISGGVGITPMMSMFETIAKDSPDRPVTFLHSARTRKHQAFHERLVELNASMPNSAYEALYSEEGDGFITREFLAEHVLDGSDIYVCGPVPFMQAVISSLHDLGIPEEKVHFEFFGPAVELELVNA, encoded by the coding sequence ATGCTCTCACAAGAAACAATTAACATTATTAAATCTACGGTTCCCGTACTGGAGCAACATGGAAAATCAATAACAACTGTCTTTTACAAAAATATGTTTGAAGCTCACCCAGAGCTATTAAATGTTTTCAATCACGTTAACCAATCCCAAGGTCGTCAACAAACTGCCCTGGCAAACGCTGTTTATGCGGCAGCGGCAAATATTGATAATCTCGGCGCTATTTTACCGGCGGTTATTCAAATTGCACACAAGCATAAATCACTTGGAATTACAGAAGATCAGTATCCGATTGTCGGACATCACCTTTTAGGCGCGATTAAAGAAGTTCTCGGAGATGCTGCTACGCCTGAGATTATCGAGGCGTGGGGAGAAGCATACGGTGTGATTGCGGATGTCTTTATCGGACTCGAAAAAGACATGTATGACGAAGCTGAAGAACTTGACGGCGGTTGGAGAACGTTTAAAGACTTTACCATTGTCAATAAAGTCGTTGAAAGTGATGTCATCACATCATTTTATTTGGAAGCGGCGGACGGTAAAAAACTTCCTTCTTACAAACCGGGTCAATACTTAACGATTCGCTTCGATATTCCAGGCGAAACGAATACATTTAATCGCCAATACAGCCTGTCTCAAGCATCAACTGGTGATGTTTATCGAATCTCGGTTAAACGGGAAGATGAAATTGAGCCAAACGGAAAAGTATCTGTATTCCTTCATAATCATGTAAACATCGGGGATACAGTTGAAATCAGCGTGCCGACTGGCGACTTCTATTTGGATACAGAAAGTTCGATGCCTGTCACACTTATTAGCGGCGGTGTAGGAATTACGCCAATGATGAGCATGTTTGAAACAATTGCGAAAGATTCACCGGATCGCCCTGTGACGTTTCTCCATTCAGCACGAACTCGAAAACACCAAGCCTTCCATGAGCGCTTAGTCGAATTAAATGCATCTATGCCGAATTCAGCGTACGAGGCTCTTTATTCGGAAGAAGGAGATGGCTTCATCACACGTGAATTCTTAGCTGAACATGTCCTTGATGGCAGTGATATTTATGTGTGCGGACCAGTTCCATTCATGCAAGCTGTCATTAGCAGTTTACATGACCTTGGAATTCCGGAAGAGAAAGTCCATTTCGAATTCTTCGGTCCAGCTGTAGAACTTGAACTCGTTAATGCTTAA
- a CDS encoding alpha/beta fold hydrolase: MLHYRTYEVGQDAPWVTFVHGAGGSSSTWFKQIREFRKEHNVLLIDLRGHGKSEGGRWKKGDTFLDISKEVIDVLDELNVEKTHVIGMSLGTIVAQTMADNYPDRVKSLILGGAIIRFDIRTKLLLWIGRATKRFVPYMFLYKLFAYIIMPRKQHEESRLAFVNEAKKMYQKEFIKWFSLTKLINPYLTRLQTSTTDIPTLFLMGDEDYLFIPPIEEAVRKSEVFEFIKIKNCGHVCNIEQPEIFNKLSIDYISKIEQTKAVPG, encoded by the coding sequence ATGCTTCATTATCGAACTTACGAAGTTGGCCAAGATGCACCATGGGTTACTTTTGTACACGGGGCAGGCGGCAGTTCTTCGACTTGGTTTAAACAAATTCGTGAATTTAGAAAAGAACATAACGTCCTTCTTATTGATCTGCGCGGGCATGGAAAATCTGAAGGTGGTCGCTGGAAAAAAGGCGATACTTTTTTAGATATATCAAAAGAAGTCATTGACGTTTTAGATGAATTGAATGTAGAAAAAACACATGTTATCGGCATGTCGCTCGGGACAATCGTTGCCCAAACGATGGCAGATAACTATCCAGATCGTGTAAAGTCGCTTATCCTCGGCGGCGCGATTATCCGTTTTGATATTCGAACGAAACTATTATTATGGATCGGCCGTGCTACAAAACGCTTCGTACCTTATATGTTCCTCTATAAATTATTCGCCTATATCATCATGCCGCGGAAGCAACATGAAGAATCACGCCTGGCTTTCGTCAATGAGGCGAAAAAAATGTATCAGAAAGAATTCATTAAATGGTTTTCTTTAACGAAGCTTATCAATCCTTATTTAACACGTCTTCAGACTTCAACGACGGACATTCCGACACTTTTTCTCATGGGGGACGAAGATTATTTATTCATCCCGCCGATTGAAGAAGCGGTTCGGAAAAGCGAAGTGTTTGAATTCATCAAGATTAAAAATTGCGGGCATGTCTGCAATATCGAACAGCCTGAAATCTTCAACAAACTTTCAATCGACTATATTTCCAAAATTGAACAAACAAAAGCCGTTCCCGGGTAA